From the genome of Orcinus orca chromosome 5, mOrcOrc1.1, whole genome shotgun sequence, one region includes:
- the ZDHHC19 gene encoding palmitoyltransferase ZDHHC19 yields MGGPAMPLLKEPHSPPQAPPPWILPSLFAAFNVVLLVVFSGLFFAFPCRWLAQNGEWAFPIVTGLLFILTFFSLISLNFSDPGILHQGSNEQGPTMVHVVWVNHRAFRLQWCPKCCFHRPPRTYHCPWCNICVEDFDHHCKWVNNCIGHRNFRFFMLLVLSLCLYSGAMLVTCLIFLVRTTHLPFSMDKAIAIVVAVPAAGFLVPLFLLLLIQAMSVSAAERSYEGKCRYLEGHNPFDHGCASNWYLTICAPLGPKYMAEAVWLQRVVGPDWVPRQNPHFPMCPSAHSPPDLPGPGSGPQSQPLGLNQPGKGPPGSGEAAALQELHASPVLPLLREAPRRGSAYLLTFRTGRCQEPPQPNLTS; encoded by the exons ATGGGAGGTCCAGCCATGCCGCTCTTGAAGGAGCCCCATAGCCCGCCTCAGGCCCCACCGCCCTGGATCCTCCCGAGCCTATTTGCCGCCTTCAACGTGGTGCTGCTGGTCGTTTTCAGTGGCCTCTTCTTCGCATTCCC TTGCAGGTGGCTGGCCCAGAACGGGGAATGGGCCTTTCCCATCGTCACAGGCCTCCTCTTTATCCTCACCTTCTTCAGTCTCATTTCACTCAACTTCTCAGACCCTGGCATCTTGCATCAAG GCTCCAATGAACAGGGCCCCACGATGGTGCATGTGGTATGGGTGAACCACAGGGCCTTCCGCCTGCAGTGGTGCCCTAAGTGCTGCTTCCACCGTCCGCCCCGGACCTACCACTGCCCCTGGTGCAACATCTGTGTGGAG GACTTTGATCACCACTGCAAGTGGGTCAATAACTGCATCGGTCACCGCAACTTTCGCTTCTTTATGCTGCTCGTCCTGTCACTATGCCTCTACTCAGGTGCCATGCTGGTCACCTGTCTGATCTTCCTGGTGCGCACGACCCACCTGCCCTTCTCCATGGACAAGGCTATTGC CATCGTGGTGGCTGTACCCGCCGCCGGCTTCCTGGTGCCACTCTTCCTGCTGCTGCTGATCCAGGCCATGTCGGTGAGCGCGGCCGAGCGCTCCTACGAGGGCAAG TGCCGATACCTGGAAGGACACAACCCCTTCGACCACGGCTGTGCCAGCAACTGGTATTTAACAATTTGTGCACCGCTGGGACCCAA GTACATGGCCGAAGCTGTCTGGCTGCAGAGAGTGGTGGGGCCTGATTGGGTGCCCAGGCAGAACCCTCACTTCCCGATGTGCCCCTCCGCGCACAGTCCCCCAGACCTCCCTGGGCCTGGGTCTGGCCCCCAGTCCCAACCTCTGGGTCTCAACCAACCAGGCAAGGGGCCCCCAGGGAGTGGTGAGGCTGCAGCCCTCCAGGAG CTCCACGCCAGCCCGGTGCTGCCCCTGCTGCGAGAGGCCCCCAGACGAGGCTCCGCCTACCTCTTGACCTTTCGCACTGGGAGATGCCAGGAGCCCCCGCAGCCGAACCTCACCTCCTGA